In Candidatus Brocadia sp., a single window of DNA contains:
- a CDS encoding sugar phosphate isomerase/epimerase yields the protein MKINCLCTLWGMNKSTLEDNLKVIRDAGFEGVEMIVPDDRAGRNRLGVLLNGIGLDLVAQVRAEGATADAQIESLKKGLSEATELNPLLVNVHCGKDFWPFRENRKVIASAQSFAAERGIKVLHETHRGRAIFCTTATMDIIDAVPEIRFTADFSHWCCVHNSLLQEQQETVSRVIERADYIHARIGCAISPQITDPRAPEWNDAVEAHVRWWEKIAEHHQKNHAAYLPICSEFGPPPYMATLPFTGKPIADAWEINCYMKDMLKERLGHFMES from the coding sequence ATGAAAATTAACTGTTTGTGCACCTTGTGGGGTATGAATAAGTCTACCCTTGAGGACAACCTCAAGGTGATCAGGGATGCCGGGTTTGAAGGGGTTGAAATGATTGTTCCCGACGACCGCGCCGGGAGAAACAGGCTTGGCGTCCTGCTCAATGGGATTGGGCTGGATTTGGTTGCTCAGGTCAGGGCTGAAGGGGCAACCGCTGATGCACAAATAGAATCCCTGAAAAAGGGGTTAAGTGAAGCCACTGAGCTGAATCCCTTGCTTGTGAACGTCCATTGCGGCAAGGATTTCTGGCCTTTCAGGGAAAACAGAAAGGTGATTGCAAGCGCCCAAAGTTTTGCCGCAGAACGTGGGATAAAGGTGCTGCACGAAACGCATCGTGGCAGGGCGATCTTTTGTACGACGGCGACCATGGACATCATTGATGCTGTGCCGGAGATACGATTCACGGCTGATTTTTCACACTGGTGCTGCGTACACAATTCCCTGCTCCAGGAGCAGCAAGAGACCGTTAGCCGCGTCATTGAACGGGCCGATTACATTCATGCAAGGATCGGCTGTGCAATCTCTCCGCAGATTACTGATCCGAGGGCGCCGGAGTGGAATGATGCCGTTGAAGCGCATGTTCGGTGGTGGGAAAAGATAGCGGAACATCACCAAAAGAACCACGCAGCATATTTACCGATTTGTTCTGAGTTTGGTCCGCCTCCCTATATGGCTACCCTGCCCTTTACCGGAAAACCCATTGCCGATGCGTGGGAGATAAACTGCTACATGAAGGATATGCTCAAGGAGCGGTTAGGTCATTTCATGGAATCGTAA
- a CDS encoding DUF11 domain-containing protein has product MIGKNVKYKLLFFSGVMAFTLYGCGAFKYESGVGDGKPPHYHGHVEDEPPPRHTHMHEPEPPKGDMCVVDGAYPTNNKDCCSVIYLQKMAPCAGRVGQEYCYTIKATNLTKRKVKDVEVIQTLPKNFDVKSSDPEMGSGSGGGVAKWFLGELGPEETKEIHVCGIPTQSGNMPFCTDVTYKLPEICLDPVITEPKVAITKSAPSEVLLCDMIPMTFVVTNTGSGMVSNIKIQESLPEGLKTQDGRTDVELDVGSLNQGESKEVTLTVQAEKTGTFSNTATVVAEGGLTAESNTTTTTVKQPVLTIAKTGPDKVFMGRDISYDIEVKNEGDGVAAATIIDDAVPANTSVKSATEGATMSGSTVTWNLGALQPQDSRKVRVTFTPKAMGVVKNTATARANCADAVSASATTEVLGRPAILLEVVDIEDPIEVGSNVTYEITVTNQGSETGTNVKVACMLEDTMQYISSSGPTNATVSADGKTITFESLPTLASKKKATWSVVVKALSEGDARFKVTMSEDCLTRPVEETEATNFYE; this is encoded by the coding sequence ATGATAGGGAAGAATGTGAAGTATAAATTGTTATTTTTTTCTGGTGTTATGGCATTTACACTGTATGGGTGCGGGGCTTTCAAATATGAATCTGGTGTGGGAGATGGGAAACCGCCACACTACCACGGACATGTTGAAGATGAACCACCACCAAGACATACGCATATGCATGAACCAGAACCACCAAAAGGTGACATGTGTGTTGTAGATGGGGCGTATCCCACAAATAACAAGGATTGTTGTAGTGTCATTTATCTGCAAAAAATGGCGCCATGCGCTGGGCGGGTTGGTCAGGAATACTGTTATACAATAAAAGCCACTAATCTTACCAAAAGAAAAGTGAAAGATGTAGAGGTCATTCAGACCCTTCCAAAGAATTTTGATGTAAAAAGTTCTGATCCTGAAATGGGAAGCGGAAGCGGTGGAGGCGTGGCAAAATGGTTCCTGGGAGAATTGGGGCCTGAGGAAACAAAAGAAATTCATGTATGCGGTATTCCAACACAAAGCGGAAATATGCCATTTTGCACTGATGTAACATACAAATTGCCGGAAATTTGCCTGGATCCGGTAATTACGGAGCCGAAGGTGGCTATCACTAAAAGTGCACCATCTGAGGTTTTGCTCTGTGATATGATACCGATGACATTTGTGGTAACCAATACGGGTTCCGGAATGGTAAGCAATATTAAGATACAGGAGTCGCTGCCAGAAGGTTTGAAGACGCAAGATGGTAGAACTGACGTAGAGTTAGACGTTGGCTCGTTAAACCAAGGAGAGTCGAAAGAGGTGACATTAACGGTCCAGGCAGAAAAAACGGGTACGTTTAGCAATACTGCGACGGTGGTTGCAGAGGGTGGTTTGACTGCAGAATCCAATACAACCACAACCACGGTAAAACAGCCGGTACTTACGATAGCAAAAACTGGACCTGATAAGGTATTTATGGGTCGCGATATTAGTTATGATATTGAAGTAAAGAATGAGGGTGACGGGGTAGCGGCTGCAACAATTATTGATGACGCTGTACCTGCAAACACATCGGTTAAAAGTGCTACAGAAGGAGCTACGATGTCGGGTAGCACAGTTACATGGAATTTGGGAGCTTTACAGCCGCAGGATTCAAGGAAGGTTCGTGTGACTTTCACTCCAAAAGCTATGGGTGTAGTAAAAAACACGGCAACGGCAAGGGCTAACTGCGCTGATGCAGTTTCTGCGTCCGCAACTACCGAAGTATTGGGTAGACCTGCAATTCTGCTTGAGGTAGTTGATATAGAGGATCCAATTGAGGTTGGTAGTAACGTGACATATGAAATCACGGTAACCAACCAGGGCTCTGAAACGGGTACAAATGTAAAAGTTGCCTGCATGTTAGAGGACACAATGCAATATATATCTTCTTCTGGACCGACAAATGCGACAGTCTCTGCGGATGGCAAAACGATAACCTTTGAATCTTTGCCGACCCTTGCATCTAAGAAAAAAGCAACCTGGAGTGTTGTTGTTAAGGCATTAAGTGAAGGAGATGCTCGTTTCAAAGTTACCATGAGTGAGGATTGCCTGACGAGACCTGTCGAAGAGACTGAGGCTACAAACTTCTACGAGTAA
- the dinB gene encoding DNA polymerase IV, giving the protein MKRTIIHIDMNAFFASVEQQINPALRGKPIAVIGSNERTVVTTASYEARAYGVKTGMTKYEAKRLCPHIILVAGDTGRYADTCRRLVEIYRQYTPVVEVYSIDEAFLDITGSIPLFGSAGNIARNIKRDIHQRLGRLTCSIGIAHNKLLAKLGSDMKKPDGLVIIRQEDVDTLLEHLPAKELCGIGPSLEKRLSAMGIRTCGELRRASIHVLRNQFGVIGERLKLMAHGIDDSPVIPMEQEPDAKSVGHSMTLDRDVSDMETLERHILHLSEMVGRRLRRGGYTGRTVALTLRYTNFDTFTRRSSAKSSLNNSIDIYMVVKDILGTIRLQQPIRLVGVSVCNLTRNIAQIPLFPNDRARQKATRVMDEINDRYGDFFITWGTLIERYHHKGVISPSWRPGGIKCVNPSPQKTKKQKRTR; this is encoded by the coding sequence ATGAAAAGAACTATCATACACATAGACATGAACGCCTTCTTTGCCTCGGTGGAACAGCAGATCAACCCGGCACTCAGGGGAAAACCCATCGCAGTAATTGGCTCCAATGAGAGGACGGTGGTTACCACGGCTTCCTATGAAGCACGGGCCTACGGGGTCAAAACCGGCATGACCAAATACGAGGCCAAACGGTTGTGTCCCCATATTATCCTTGTCGCGGGCGACACGGGGCGTTATGCGGACACCTGTCGACGGCTTGTCGAGATATACCGGCAATACACCCCTGTTGTTGAGGTGTATTCCATTGACGAGGCATTTCTGGATATTACCGGTTCTATTCCCCTCTTTGGCAGTGCCGGGAACATCGCCAGAAATATTAAAAGGGATATTCATCAAAGACTCGGAAGACTGACCTGTTCTATCGGCATCGCCCACAATAAGCTTCTGGCAAAGCTGGGCAGCGATATGAAAAAACCGGATGGACTCGTTATTATACGGCAAGAAGATGTTGATACATTATTGGAACACTTGCCGGCAAAGGAACTCTGTGGCATAGGTCCCAGCCTTGAAAAGCGCCTGTCTGCCATGGGAATTAGAACCTGTGGCGAACTGAGGAGGGCATCTATACACGTGTTAAGAAACCAATTCGGCGTAATCGGGGAACGGTTGAAGCTCATGGCTCATGGCATAGATGACAGCCCTGTTATACCCATGGAACAGGAACCCGACGCAAAATCAGTTGGACACAGCATGACTCTCGACAGGGATGTGAGCGACATGGAAACTTTGGAACGGCATATCCTTCATTTATCTGAAATGGTGGGACGGCGGTTGCGTCGAGGAGGATATACAGGAAGGACAGTTGCCCTTACGCTTCGTTACACCAACTTCGATACCTTTACCAGGCGTAGTTCTGCAAAATCTTCTTTGAATAACAGCATAGACATCTACATGGTTGTTAAAGATATACTAGGGACAATACGACTCCAACAGCCCATCAGACTGGTAGGTGTTAGCGTTTGTAATCTTACCAGGAACATTGCCCAGATTCCGCTCTTCCCCAATGACAGGGCAAGACAGAAGGCAACACGCGTCATGGACGAGATCAATGACCGGTACGGTGATTTTTTTATTACCTGGGGTACATTAATTGAACGATATCATCATAAGGGTGTTATTTCTCCGTCTTGGCGACCTGGTGGTATTAAATGTGTTAATCCTTCTCCACAGAAAACGAAAAAACAAAAGCGTACCAGATAA
- a CDS encoding DUF362 domain-containing protein: MDTKDYHLSRRNFLKHSALGTVGLGLGIGSFESLQQWAIGADNQPSALEKGRVIAVKSSGIMSKGKPAPEVVQRMMNEGMFTLTGRKTVADAWRTFFTPDDVVGIKINPIGGVKLSTRPEVVNAIIMGLKAAGVKDNNIIIWDRFSYHLITAGFPLNQGSSGVRCYGTEPTAGYDKKIYYESLDDDYTLRQDDGARSLFSAIVTQHITAIINVPVMKDHGIAGVTLCLKNLAFGAINNTQRFHPSPYFCDPASAEVCAHPVLRDKVRLHIVDALQACFEGGPASMKTWTMWNEERLFFGTDPVAIDRIGLEIIDRKRKENNYPAVFHKARHIATAGKKGLGVYDRDTIDFIELHV, translated from the coding sequence ATGGATACAAAGGATTATCATCTCTCACGCAGAAATTTTTTGAAACATTCTGCCCTTGGCACCGTTGGGCTTGGGCTGGGGATCGGGAGTTTTGAGAGTTTGCAGCAATGGGCAATTGGGGCAGATAATCAACCTTCCGCGCTTGAAAAAGGCCGGGTAATCGCAGTAAAAAGCAGTGGAATTATGAGCAAAGGAAAACCTGCACCTGAAGTTGTCCAGAGGATGATGAACGAGGGGATGTTTACCCTTACCGGCAGAAAAACGGTTGCTGATGCGTGGCGGACGTTCTTTACCCCCGATGATGTTGTGGGTATTAAGATCAATCCTATCGGTGGGGTAAAACTCTCCACACGGCCTGAAGTGGTCAACGCAATCATTATGGGCCTAAAAGCCGCTGGTGTAAAGGATAACAATATCATTATCTGGGACCGTTTTAGTTACCATCTGATTACAGCCGGTTTCCCCTTGAATCAGGGAAGCAGCGGGGTTCGTTGTTATGGCACTGAGCCAACGGCCGGATATGATAAAAAAATATATTATGAATCACTGGATGACGACTATACCTTGCGCCAGGACGATGGGGCACGATCGCTCTTTAGCGCCATTGTTACCCAGCATATTACGGCCATTATTAATGTACCGGTTATGAAGGATCACGGAATTGCGGGAGTGACCCTATGCCTCAAAAATCTGGCCTTTGGTGCCATCAATAATACCCAGAGATTCCATCCGTCTCCATATTTCTGTGACCCTGCCTCAGCAGAGGTCTGCGCGCACCCTGTACTCAGAGATAAGGTGCGTTTGCATATCGTTGATGCATTGCAGGCATGTTTTGAGGGTGGCCCTGCGAGTATGAAGACATGGACTATGTGGAATGAAGAACGGCTCTTTTTTGGGACCGACCCGGTAGCAATCGACAGGATAGGGCTTGAAATCATAGACAGGAAACGTAAGGAAAACAATTATCCGGCAGTATTTCACAAGGCCAGGCATATAGCTACAGCAGGGAAAAAGGGGTTGGGCGTTTATGACAGAGATACTATTGACTTTATAGAACTTCATGTGTAA
- a CDS encoding DUF11 domain-containing protein encodes MGYWKRCYTFLLSFLIGTSCMYGCRYQEGAFMHEKPPYYHGHVEDEPGYRHESMHQRRETKAVYEPGEAKVFSTSRKEYGVVSIEKDAPAEIQVNKLFNYTIKITNRTGERIKNVEVTETFSHKYKLRGSIPKVEKEIREGTAKWFIGDLNPAETKIIRITGVPLETGDMPFCTDVAYNLPPLCNITNAVEPKLTITKSAPKEVLLCDTIPMSLVVTNTGTGVAQNLQVKDSLAPGLRTVDGKSDIVQEIGILKPGESREIALSVKADKTGKFSNTATVVAEGGLRAESNTVTTIVKQPLLTIKKRGPEKVYTGRNITYNIDVSNKGDGPAASATIEDVIPGNATFISAGQGGIFSGNTVTWNLGTLQPRDSRKVSVTLKDNGLGVVKNIATVKAVCAAPVSASATTEVLGIAAILLEVIDVEDPIEVGDNLTYEITVTNQGSETGTNIKVVCMLEDTMQYVSSSGPTNGTVSVDGKTVTFDPLPTLASKAKASWKVVVKALVTGDVRFKVNMIEDCLKRPVEETEATNFYK; translated from the coding sequence ATGGGTTATTGGAAAAGATGTTATACGTTTTTACTTTCGTTTCTCATAGGCACGTCTTGCATGTATGGTTGCCGTTATCAGGAAGGTGCTTTTATGCATGAAAAACCACCGTATTATCACGGGCATGTAGAAGATGAACCAGGATACAGACATGAAAGCATGCATCAACGCAGGGAGACGAAAGCAGTTTATGAACCAGGTGAAGCTAAAGTATTTTCCACAAGCAGGAAAGAGTATGGAGTTGTTTCTATAGAAAAGGATGCGCCCGCTGAAATCCAGGTTAATAAGCTGTTTAATTATACTATTAAAATTACTAATCGTACTGGTGAAAGAATAAAAAATGTTGAAGTAACCGAGACTTTTTCCCACAAGTATAAACTAAGAGGTTCTATACCAAAGGTGGAAAAGGAGATCAGAGAGGGTACGGCAAAATGGTTTATAGGAGACTTGAATCCGGCAGAAACAAAAATAATACGGATTACCGGTGTACCCTTAGAAACCGGGGATATGCCGTTTTGTACAGATGTGGCATATAACTTACCGCCGCTTTGTAATATAACAAATGCCGTGGAGCCAAAATTAACCATCACCAAGAGTGCCCCTAAAGAGGTTTTGCTTTGTGATACAATACCAATGAGCCTGGTGGTAACAAATACGGGTACGGGTGTTGCGCAAAATTTGCAGGTAAAAGATTCGTTAGCCCCTGGATTAAGAACGGTGGATGGCAAAAGTGATATAGTTCAAGAAATTGGTATTTTAAAGCCGGGGGAGTCGAGAGAAATTGCCCTGTCTGTGAAGGCAGACAAAACAGGAAAGTTCAGTAATACCGCAACAGTTGTTGCTGAAGGTGGATTGCGTGCAGAATCTAATACTGTCACAACTATTGTAAAACAACCGTTACTTACCATCAAAAAAAGAGGTCCAGAAAAGGTTTATACAGGACGAAATATTACTTACAATATTGATGTAAGCAATAAAGGTGATGGACCTGCCGCATCAGCAACCATTGAAGATGTAATACCAGGAAATGCAACTTTCATAAGTGCTGGTCAAGGAGGTATATTTTCTGGTAACACGGTAACATGGAATTTGGGAACCTTGCAGCCGAGAGATTCAAGAAAAGTTAGTGTGACTTTAAAAGATAATGGTCTGGGTGTAGTAAAGAATATTGCTACGGTTAAGGCTGTCTGTGCAGCGCCAGTGTCAGCGTCGGCAACCACTGAAGTGTTGGGTATTGCTGCAATCCTTCTTGAGGTAATCGATGTAGAGGACCCAATAGAGGTTGGAGATAACTTGACTTACGAAATTACGGTAACCAATCAAGGTTCCGAAACAGGAACTAATATAAAGGTTGTCTGCATGCTTGAGGACACAATGCAATATGTTTCATCATCTGGTCCTACAAATGGAACAGTCTCCGTTGATGGCAAGACGGTAACCTTTGATCCATTGCCTACCCTTGCATCAAAGGCAAAAGCCTCATGGAAAGTCGTCGTGAAGGCATTAGTTACCGGAGACGTTCGCTTTAAAGTTAATATGATTGAGGATTGCCTGAAGAGGCCAGTTGAAGAAACTGAGGCAACAAACTTCTATAAATAG
- a CDS encoding 4Fe-4S ferredoxin, whose product MSGCPGSRTIDFSEKTSQEGSETGKRPSQLRQWPIQMHLVSPQAPYFQGKDILLAADCTAFALGDFHKDYLKGKSIGIACPKLDSDQEVYVEKIKSLIDDAKINTLTVIIMQVPCCFGLAQIAKEGAEKASRKIPVKQVVVGLEGNILSEEWI is encoded by the coding sequence ATGAGTGGATGTCCAGGATCAAGAACAATCGATTTTAGTGAAAAGACGAGTCAAGAGGGTAGCGAAACAGGGAAACGCCCTTCTCAATTAAGACAATGGCCAATACAGATGCATTTAGTTTCTCCGCAAGCACCTTATTTTCAGGGTAAAGATATTTTGCTGGCTGCAGACTGTACGGCTTTTGCGCTCGGTGATTTTCATAAAGATTATCTGAAAGGAAAAAGTATTGGAATTGCCTGTCCGAAACTGGATTCAGATCAGGAAGTCTATGTCGAGAAGATTAAATCATTGATTGATGATGCAAAGATCAACACCTTGACTGTTATAATTATGCAGGTCCCATGCTGTTTTGGTTTAGCCCAAATTGCCAAGGAAGGTGCCGAAAAGGCTTCTCGTAAGATACCGGTTAAACAGGTTGTTGTCGGGCTGGAAGGCAATATTTTATCCGAAGAATGGATTTAA
- a CDS encoding dienelactone hydrolase family protein — translation MDRILVSLFVIALILVVAGQVSAGGNVQGKDVDYSSRGVVMKGYLSYDVNIKGKRPGVLVVHEWWGHNEYARRRARMLAELGYAALAVDMYGDGRQAMHPDEAGKFSSELMKNFDIARDRFMAALDFLKQMPNVDPNRIAAIGYCFGGAIVLNMARQGIDMKGVVSFHGSLTAIKPAQPGNVKAKILALHGADDKFITREQIEAFKQEMKTAGADFQFISYPGVIHSFTNPDADTYAKKFNLPVAYNAEADRKSWEELQKFFNMIFKE, via the coding sequence ATGGACCGGATCTTAGTAAGTCTGTTCGTTATCGCACTGATATTAGTGGTTGCCGGGCAGGTTTCAGCGGGCGGGAACGTCCAGGGAAAGGATGTTGACTATAGCTCCCGGGGTGTCGTGATGAAAGGTTACCTGTCCTATGACGTGAACATAAAAGGGAAACGTCCGGGGGTGCTGGTTGTTCATGAATGGTGGGGGCATAACGAATATGCCAGAAGACGCGCACGGATGCTTGCTGAACTGGGGTATGCGGCCCTTGCTGTGGACATGTACGGAGATGGCAGGCAGGCGATGCATCCTGATGAGGCAGGAAAGTTCTCATCGGAGCTTATGAAGAACTTTGATATTGCCAGGGATCGCTTCATGGCTGCGCTGGACTTTCTGAAACAGATGCCAAATGTTGACCCCAATCGCATTGCCGCTATCGGATATTGCTTCGGTGGTGCAATCGTGCTTAATATGGCACGTCAAGGTATCGATATGAAGGGTGTTGTCAGTTTCCATGGAAGCTTGACTGCGATAAAGCCGGCACAACCGGGTAATGTCAAGGCAAAGATCCTGGCACTCCACGGTGCCGATGATAAGTTCATTACGCGGGAGCAGATTGAGGCGTTCAAGCAGGAGATGAAGACGGCCGGGGCCGATTTTCAGTTTATCTCCTATCCCGGAGTCATCCACAGCTTCACAAATCCCGATGCGGATACCTATGCAAAGAAATTCAACCTGCCCGTGGCATACAATGCTGAGGCTGACAGGAAATCGTGGGAGGAATTGCAAAAATTCTTTAATATGATTTTCAAGGAATAG